In Bacteroides coprosuis DSM 18011, the following are encoded in one genomic region:
- a CDS encoding 2-oxoglutarate synthase (COGs: COG1013 Pyruvate:ferredoxin oxidoreductase and related 2-oxoacid:ferredoxin oxidoreductase beta subunit~InterPro IPR011766~KEGG: bfs:BF1653 putative 2-oxoglutarate synthase subunit~PFAM: Thiamine pyrophosphate enzyme, C-terminal TPP-binding~PRIAM: 2-oxoglutarate synthase~SPTR: Ketoisovalerate oxidoreductase subunit VorA;~IMG reference gene:2504107907~PFAM: Thiamine pyrophosphate enzyme, C-terminal TPP binding domain), with translation METIDIIQPKNLVYKKPDLMNDNDMHYCPGCSHGVVHKLVAEVIEEMGLADKAVGISPVGCAVFIYNYIDIDWQEAAHGRAPALATAIKRLWPDRLVFTYQGDGDLACIGTAETIHALNRGENITIIFINNAIYGMTGGQMAPTTLLGMPTATCPTGRQADIHGYPLKITEIAAHLQGTAYVTRQSVHTVAAIRKAKKAIRKAFENSMENKGSNLVEIVSTCSSGWKMTPAESNKWMEENMFPFYPLGDMKDSSKDNK, from the coding sequence ATGGAAACAATAGATATTATTCAACCCAAGAATCTGGTTTACAAGAAACCCGATTTAATGAATGATAATGATATGCATTATTGCCCTGGGTGTAGCCATGGTGTAGTACATAAACTAGTAGCTGAAGTTATCGAAGAAATGGGATTGGCAGATAAAGCAGTCGGTATTTCTCCTGTAGGTTGTGCCGTGTTTATCTACAATTACATAGATATAGATTGGCAAGAGGCTGCTCACGGAAGAGCTCCAGCACTAGCTACTGCTATTAAAAGATTATGGCCAGACCGATTAGTTTTCACCTATCAAGGAGATGGAGACTTAGCTTGTATTGGAACTGCCGAAACAATCCATGCCCTAAACAGAGGTGAGAATATTACTATTATATTCATCAACAATGCTATTTATGGTATGACAGGTGGACAAATGGCTCCTACCACTCTACTAGGAATGCCTACAGCAACCTGCCCTACAGGTAGACAAGCAGATATTCACGGTTATCCATTAAAAATAACTGAAATTGCAGCACATCTGCAAGGTACTGCTTATGTAACCAGACAATCTGTTCATACAGTAGCAGCGATTAGAAAAGCGAAGAAGGCAATCAGAAAAGCATTTGAGAACTCTATGGAAAATAAAGGTTCTAATCTTGTTGAAATCGTTTCAACCTGTTCTTCTGGCTGGAAAATGACTCCTGCTGAATCCAATAAATGGATGGAAGAAAATATGTTCCCATTTTATCCATTGGGTGATATGAAAGATAGTAGTAAGGATAATAAGTAA
- a CDS encoding hypothetical protein (KEGG: bfs:BF1652 hypothetical protein~SPTR: Putative uncharacterized protein;~IMG reference gene:2504107909) — translation MDLSVLLNKDGLKDYPKIVFVVYLSLIMRKILAILTIFILGGLIPTYAQQVDPTQPQYDEFGNPVDRFGNPLDPSTQPKNLKDSTEAEMETLAPKLYMWKISEKLGIPYRVPADTLYHHFQNSNLDEGIKGHYNHLGNLGSPRMSRIFYERESRDIPLFMQPFSKFYFTPSDLYFTNSNIPYANVSYFSAGNKVNGEDNLKAYFSVNVNKRLAFGFNIDYLYGRGYYKSQNTAFFNGGVFASYHGDKYQAHFVYNNFMLKMAENGGIIDDRYITAPEDMAEGKQEYESQNIPTHLTEAWNRNNNFYIYYNHKYNLGFTRETKIVQQPTDSIQIEGDEELEDAINQPKDSIITEFVPVTSFFHQIKLERTRHKFITKNEPEDFFENTYINFDERISDDLTTYMGLHNTFGISLTEGFNKYAKAGLSAFVTHKLNKYNLLTKDSTREAKYTESQLYLGGELARRQGKLLNYRVIGEFGLSKNYVGTFKVDGDIDFNIKIKQDTLALKGFVSVSNLRPNFYMRHYHSNHFYWDEGKNGMPKFDKEFKQKIGGALSFPKWRTNLQVHIENLKNYTYFGEKATPLQYEDNIQVIGATLEQNFKLGIFHLDNEVTWQKSSKENIIPVPQLSLYHNLYLETKLAKKILTLQLGADVRYFSKYKALSYMPGVQQFHLQPEETAVEIGGYPMINLYANIHLKKTRIYAMLYHVNQGMGDSNYFLAPHYPINPRLFKIGISWNFYD, via the coding sequence ATGGATTTATCAGTCTTACTGAATAAAGATGGATTAAAAGACTACCCAAAAATTGTTTTTGTTGTATATTTGTCTCTAATTATGAGAAAGATTTTAGCCATACTCACTATATTCATACTTGGTGGCCTAATTCCAACGTATGCACAGCAAGTAGACCCTACTCAACCCCAATACGACGAGTTCGGGAACCCCGTTGACAGATTTGGGAACCCTCTAGACCCATCTACTCAACCCAAGAACCTAAAAGACTCCACAGAGGCTGAGATGGAAACCTTAGCACCCAAACTTTATATGTGGAAAATATCAGAGAAGCTAGGAATTCCTTATCGTGTACCAGCAGATACTCTTTATCACCACTTCCAAAATAGCAATCTTGATGAAGGTATAAAAGGACATTATAACCATTTAGGAAACTTAGGATCACCTAGAATGTCTAGAATATTTTATGAAAGGGAATCAAGAGATATACCGCTATTCATGCAGCCTTTCTCTAAATTCTACTTCACTCCTAGCGATCTATATTTCACCAATAGTAATATTCCTTATGCCAATGTGAGTTATTTCTCTGCAGGAAATAAAGTAAATGGTGAGGATAATCTCAAAGCCTATTTTTCTGTCAATGTAAACAAGAGATTAGCCTTTGGGTTCAATATTGATTACCTATATGGCAGAGGCTATTATAAGAGTCAAAATACAGCTTTTTTCAATGGAGGAGTATTTGCTAGTTACCATGGAGATAAATACCAAGCACACTTTGTGTACAATAACTTCATGCTAAAAATGGCCGAAAATGGAGGTATTATAGATGATAGATACATCACTGCACCCGAAGATATGGCTGAGGGCAAACAAGAATATGAAAGTCAGAATATACCAACCCACCTAACAGAAGCATGGAATAGGAATAATAACTTTTATATTTATTATAATCACAAATACAACCTAGGGTTTACGAGAGAAACAAAAATAGTACAGCAACCCACAGATTCAATACAGATAGAAGGAGATGAAGAGTTGGAAGACGCAATCAACCAACCTAAAGATTCTATCATTACCGAGTTTGTTCCTGTTACCAGTTTTTTCCACCAAATAAAACTAGAAAGAACTCGCCATAAATTCATCACGAAGAATGAACCCGAAGATTTCTTTGAAAACACGTACATCAACTTTGATGAACGCATCAGTGATGATTTGACAACCTATATGGGATTACATAATACTTTTGGAATATCCTTAACAGAAGGATTTAATAAGTACGCCAAAGCTGGACTTTCAGCCTTTGTAACTCATAAGCTAAACAAGTATAATTTACTAACAAAAGACTCTACCAGAGAGGCTAAATACACCGAGAGTCAACTCTATTTAGGTGGGGAACTAGCTAGAAGACAAGGTAAACTTTTAAACTATAGAGTAATTGGTGAATTTGGATTGTCTAAGAATTATGTTGGGACTTTCAAAGTAGATGGAGACATCGATTTTAATATTAAAATCAAACAAGATACTTTAGCTCTAAAAGGATTCGTGAGTGTATCCAATTTAAGACCGAACTTTTATATGAGACATTACCACTCTAATCACTTTTATTGGGATGAAGGGAAAAATGGTATGCCTAAGTTTGATAAAGAGTTTAAACAAAAAATAGGAGGAGCTTTATCTTTTCCTAAATGGAGAACAAACTTACAAGTTCACATAGAAAACTTAAAGAACTACACTTATTTTGGAGAAAAAGCAACTCCGCTACAATATGAAGATAACATTCAGGTTATCGGAGCCACACTTGAACAAAACTTTAAATTGGGAATTTTCCATCTTGACAATGAAGTAACATGGCAAAAATCAAGTAAAGAAAACATTATACCAGTGCCACAACTCTCATTATATCACAATTTGTATCTGGAAACAAAATTGGCTAAAAAGATATTGACTCTGCAGCTAGGTGCAGATGTTCGTTACTTTAGCAAATACAAAGCTCTGTCCTATATGCCTGGCGTGCAGCAATTCCATCTACAGCCCGAGGAAACAGCTGTTGAAATAGGAGGATATCCTATGATCAATCTTTATGCAAATATTCACTTAAAGAAAACAAGAATTTACGCCATGCTATATCACGTAAATCAAGGGATGGGCGATTCTAATTACTTCTTAGCTCCACACTACCCTATTAATCCAAGATTGTTTAAAATAGGCATATCTTGGAACTTCTATGATTAA
- a CDS encoding extracellular solute-binding protein family 3 (COGs: COG4623 soluble lytic transglycosylase fused to an ABC-type amino acid-binding protein~InterPro IPR001638~KEGG: bvu:BVU_2308 glutamine ABC transporter, periplasmic glutamine-binding protein~PFAM: Extracellular solute-binding protein, family 3~SMART: Extracellular solute-binding protein, family 3~SPTR: Putative uncharacterized protein;~IMG reference gene:2504107910~PFAM: Bacterial extracellular solute-binding proteins, family 3) encodes MVLEKKKLIKYVLLAALGAVIGTILNNRNKESLTARDWNEIIENQELRILTTYNTIDYILKDDSVQGFQYELLHAILDHKGFSLKITPTVDLSQQIEDLKSGKYDLLASNLIVTSELKEQIALTYPILKNKQVLVQRKDSIALSDSLFIDNQINLAKKTLYVIKDSPAILRINNLSNEIADTIYIEELEKYGEEQLIALVAHGDINYAVCDEQIALNALDSLPQIDASLAIGFTQFYSWGVNKESPILLDSLNIWIDKFIQTKEYQKIYSKYYR; translated from the coding sequence ATGGTACTAGAAAAGAAAAAACTCATCAAGTATGTATTGTTAGCAGCTCTAGGAGCTGTTATCGGTACTATCCTCAATAATCGGAATAAGGAATCTCTCACTGCAAGAGACTGGAACGAGATTATCGAAAACCAAGAATTAAGAATTCTTACTACCTATAATACCATCGACTATATCTTAAAAGATGATTCGGTACAAGGTTTTCAGTATGAGTTATTGCATGCTATTTTAGACCATAAAGGATTCAGTCTAAAGATAACTCCAACTGTGGACTTATCTCAACAGATAGAAGATTTAAAGAGTGGAAAATATGACTTACTAGCCTCCAATCTTATTGTTACCAGTGAGCTTAAAGAACAAATAGCTTTAACTTATCCCATCCTTAAAAACAAGCAGGTTCTTGTTCAACGTAAAGACAGCATAGCTCTTTCAGACTCATTATTCATTGATAATCAAATCAATTTGGCAAAGAAAACTCTTTATGTTATTAAAGATTCTCCAGCCATTTTAAGAATAAATAATCTCAGTAATGAGATTGCAGATACTATCTATATTGAAGAGCTCGAAAAATATGGCGAAGAACAACTTATTGCTCTCGTAGCCCATGGAGACATTAATTATGCTGTTTGTGATGAACAGATTGCACTAAATGCCTTAGATAGTTTACCTCAAATAGATGCTAGTCTTGCCATTGGTTTTACTCAATTTTATTCTTGGGGGGTAAATAAAGAATCCCCTATATTGCTAGATAGCCTCAATATCTGGATTGATAAATTTATCCAAACCAAAGAGTATCAAAAGATCTACTCTAAATATTATCGCTAA
- a CDS encoding 3-methyl-2-oxobutanoate dehydrogenase (ferredoxin) (COGs: COG0674 Pyruvate:ferredoxin oxidoreductase and related 2-oxoacid:ferredoxin oxidoreductase alpha subunit~InterPro IPR002880~KEGG: bfs:BF1656 2-ketoisovalerate ferredoxin reductase~PFAM: Pyruvate flavodoxin/ferredoxin oxidoreductase, N-terminal~PRIAM: 3-methyl-2-oxobutanoate dehydrogenase (ferredoxin)~SPTR: 2-oxoglutarate oxidoreductase, alpha subunit;~IMG reference gene:2504107905~PFAM: domain), whose product MAKEVVLMKGNEAIAHAAIRYGVDGYFGYPITPQSEVLETLATLRPWETTGMVVLQAESEVAAINMVYGGAGSGKMVMTSSSSPGISLKQEGISYIAGAELPCLIVNVMRGGPGLGTIQPSQADYFQTVKGGGHGDYRLITLAPASVQEMADFVGLGFELAFKYRNPVMMLADGVVGQMMEKLVLPEQKKRLTDDEVIERCPWATTGKSKDRKANIVTSLELQPNIMEQKNIKFQEKFKIIEENEVRYEEIMCDDAEYIIVAFGAMARIGQKSLELAREKGIKVGLIRPITLWPFPTKLIASYANKVKGFLSAELNAGQMVEDIRLAVNGKVQVEHFGRLGGIVPDPDEIVQAIEEKLIK is encoded by the coding sequence ATGGCAAAAGAAGTAGTATTAATGAAAGGCAATGAAGCTATCGCTCATGCTGCCATACGATATGGTGTAGATGGGTATTTTGGTTACCCAATTACTCCTCAGTCTGAAGTACTCGAAACCTTAGCAACATTAAGACCTTGGGAAACAACAGGAATGGTTGTTTTACAAGCAGAAAGTGAAGTTGCTGCTATAAACATGGTTTATGGAGGTGCTGGAAGCGGGAAAATGGTTATGACATCATCTTCTAGTCCAGGAATAAGCTTAAAGCAAGAAGGTATTTCATATATAGCTGGTGCTGAACTCCCCTGCTTAATTGTAAATGTAATGCGTGGAGGCCCTGGCTTGGGTACTATACAGCCTAGCCAAGCAGATTATTTTCAAACAGTAAAAGGTGGTGGTCACGGAGACTACCGACTAATTACTCTAGCTCCAGCATCCGTTCAAGAAATGGCAGATTTCGTTGGTCTAGGTTTTGAATTAGCTTTCAAATATAGAAACCCTGTAATGATGCTTGCTGATGGTGTAGTGGGACAAATGATGGAAAAGTTAGTTCTTCCTGAACAAAAGAAAAGACTAACTGACGATGAAGTTATTGAACGCTGTCCTTGGGCTACAACAGGTAAATCAAAAGATAGAAAAGCGAATATTGTTACATCATTAGAACTTCAACCGAATATCATGGAACAGAAAAATATTAAGTTCCAAGAGAAATTCAAAATCATAGAAGAAAATGAAGTTAGGTATGAAGAAATAATGTGTGATGATGCTGAATACATCATTGTCGCTTTTGGAGCAATGGCACGTATTGGTCAAAAATCTCTGGAACTAGCAAGAGAAAAAGGGATAAAAGTAGGTTTAATAAGACCCATTACTCTTTGGCCCTTCCCCACTAAGCTAATTGCTTCATACGCTAATAAAGTTAAAGGTTTCTTATCTGCTGAGCTTAATGCGGGACAGATGGTAGAAGATATCCGTCTTGCAGTAAATGGCAAAGTTCAAGTAGAACATTTTGGCAGACTAGGTGGAATTGTTCCCGATCCTGACGAAATAGTTCAGGCTATTGAAGAGAAACTAATAAAATAA
- a CDS encoding hypothetical protein (KEGG: bfs:BF1655 hypothetical protein~SPTR: Putative uncharacterized protein;~IMG reference gene:2504107906): MTPAKIRSILNIIFLIGAAASVLTYIFSDNFQLFIYICGAAIFVKVLEFIIRFTN, from the coding sequence ATGACTCCCGCAAAAATAAGATCTATACTCAATATTATCTTTTTAATTGGAGCTGCTGCATCTGTTTTAACTTACATTTTTTCAGATAATTTCCAGCTATTCATATATATCTGTGGAGCAGCTATCTTTGTTAAGGTACTTGAGTTTATAATTCGATTTACGAACTAA
- a CDS encoding oxidoreductase domain protein (COGs: COG0673 dehydrogenase and related protein~InterPro IPR000683:IPR004104~KEGG: bth:BT_0322 putative oxidoreductase~PFAM: Oxidoreductase, N-terminal; Oxidoreductase, C-terminal~SPTR: Putative uncharacterized protein;~IMG reference gene:2504107911~PFAM: Oxidoreductase family, NAD-binding Rossmann fold; Oxidoreductase family, C-terminal alpha/beta domain): MKDKIIKWGFIGCGTVTKYKSGPAFQKVENSEVVAVMSRDKANAKLYAQEHGIKKWYNDALSLINDPDVNAIYIATPPSSHATYAVMALKAGKPVYIEKPMAVTYEECCRINRVSQEMGVPCFVAYYRRYLPYFKKVKELVENGEIGTVINVQVRFAQPPRDLDYNRENLPWRVQPDISGGGYFYDLAPHQIDLLEEMFGCILDAKGFKNNLGKLYEAEDTISACFRFESGLIGSGSWCFVAHESAKEDRIEIIGNKGQICFSVFSFEPIALHTEAGRQEFRITNPEHVQQPLIQSVVDHLLGQSICTCDGYSATTVNWVMDRILGKL; encoded by the coding sequence ATGAAAGATAAAATTATAAAATGGGGTTTCATTGGTTGCGGCACAGTTACTAAATACAAAAGTGGACCTGCTTTTCAAAAAGTAGAAAACTCTGAAGTAGTTGCTGTTATGAGTCGGGACAAAGCAAATGCAAAGCTTTATGCCCAAGAACACGGTATAAAAAAATGGTATAATGATGCTCTATCATTAATTAATGATCCAGATGTTAATGCTATTTACATAGCTACCCCACCCTCTTCTCATGCTACCTATGCTGTAATGGCTTTAAAGGCAGGCAAACCTGTTTATATAGAGAAACCTATGGCTGTAACCTATGAAGAGTGTTGCCGCATCAACAGAGTTTCACAAGAGATGGGCGTACCTTGCTTTGTAGCATATTATAGACGCTACCTACCCTATTTTAAGAAGGTTAAAGAACTCGTAGAGAATGGCGAAATAGGTACAGTTATCAATGTACAAGTCCGCTTTGCCCAGCCTCCTCGTGATTTAGACTACAACAGAGAAAACCTGCCATGGAGAGTGCAACCCGACATTTCGGGTGGAGGCTATTTTTATGATTTAGCTCCACACCAAATTGATTTATTAGAGGAAATGTTTGGCTGTATTCTAGATGCAAAAGGATTTAAAAATAACCTTGGAAAGCTTTATGAGGCAGAAGATACCATTAGTGCTTGCTTTAGATTTGAGTCTGGACTAATAGGAAGTGGGTCGTGGTGCTTTGTAGCACACGAATCTGCCAAAGAAGACCGTATTGAAATAATAGGAAATAAAGGTCAAATATGCTTTTCTGTCTTCTCCTTTGAACCTATTGCTCTACACACAGAAGCAGGACGACAAGAATTTAGAATTACAAACCCTGAACATGTCCAGCAACCTTTAATTCAGTCGGTAGTAGATCATCTTTTAGGGCAGTCTATCTGCACCTGTGATGGCTATAGTGCCACTACTGTAAACTGGGTAATGGACAGAATACTTGGAAAATTATAA
- a CDS encoding putative hemin receptor (KEGG: bth:BT_0316 putative hemin receptor~SPTR: Putative hemin receptor;~IMG reference gene:2504107913~PFAM: Outer membrane protein transport protein (OMPP1/FadL/TodX)), whose protein sequence is MKKLSILLFALIIGYSYANSQTIYDGELFSNRELSGTARYVGMGGALGALGADISTMSTNPAGIGLYRSNDVAMTLGYTNNEVKSNFMGEKNSFKVDRIGLKNMGIVFSTPMYGSSLKYLNFGFNYHRSNDFYRSIGMSGTFNTSADGGVISIANAMAVQANNSLLNGNDVANASGEGGNIYANPRYGWMSLLGFNSYLINPGLVDGEKRYFPHPMTSPNALFHSDERGGINQYDFNISMNLSDRVFLGLTIGAYDLNYRTLTYYDEAFMFENNPKYKEMALLETSSEIDGSGYDFKLGVIVRPIENSPFRIGFAVHTPTFYNLTHYTNVRFSSDIYQRDAENQSLNLLQTDIDTYNELSGDNISDFKLRTPWKFNFSLGHNVGDFLALGAEYEYQDYSSMKFKYDGGGSMGVNTDMLKGVHTLKLGLEYRIVPEFAFRAGYNMQSGVFKEDAYKEISNNSVLTDVQYVNKSNVKNTFTFGVGYAGKVFYSDLAFVFDSYKSDFRPFDDPELNFTKLTSNKSQVLLTLGMRL, encoded by the coding sequence ATGAAGAAATTATCAATTTTATTATTTGCACTTATAATAGGATACTCATATGCAAATTCTCAAACGATCTATGATGGAGAATTATTTTCAAATAGAGAGTTATCAGGTACAGCGAGATACGTTGGTATGGGTGGTGCATTAGGGGCTTTAGGTGCTGATATCTCTACGATGTCAACAAACCCTGCTGGGATTGGATTGTATAGAAGTAACGATGTTGCTATGACATTAGGCTATACCAACAATGAAGTGAAAAGTAATTTTATGGGTGAAAAGAATTCCTTTAAAGTAGATCGTATCGGTCTAAAAAATATGGGTATTGTCTTTTCAACTCCAATGTATGGCTCTTCTTTAAAATATTTGAATTTTGGTTTTAATTACCATCGTTCAAATGATTTCTACAGAAGTATAGGAATGTCTGGCACTTTTAATACATCTGCTGATGGAGGAGTTATTTCGATAGCTAATGCAATGGCTGTGCAAGCCAATAATTCGTTATTAAATGGTAATGATGTTGCAAATGCTTCAGGCGAGGGTGGTAATATATATGCTAATCCCCGATATGGTTGGATGTCTTTACTAGGCTTTAATTCGTATTTGATAAATCCAGGTTTAGTTGATGGTGAGAAACGTTATTTTCCTCATCCTATGACATCACCAAATGCTCTATTTCATTCAGATGAACGTGGAGGAATAAATCAATACGATTTTAATATCTCTATGAATTTATCTGATAGGGTATTCTTGGGTTTAACTATTGGAGCTTATGATCTAAACTATCGTACTTTGACTTATTACGATGAGGCTTTTATGTTTGAGAATAATCCTAAGTATAAAGAAATGGCTTTATTGGAAACTTCATCAGAGATTGATGGTTCGGGTTATGATTTCAAATTGGGAGTGATTGTAAGACCTATTGAAAATTCTCCTTTTAGAATTGGTTTTGCTGTACATACACCTACATTCTATAATTTAACTCATTATACCAATGTTCGTTTCTCAAGTGATATTTATCAAAGAGATGCTGAAAATCAATCATTAAATCTTCTTCAGACAGATATAGATACCTATAATGAATTAAGTGGTGATAATATCTCAGACTTTAAACTACGAACTCCTTGGAAGTTTAATTTTAGTTTAGGTCATAATGTGGGTGATTTCTTAGCCCTAGGTGCAGAATATGAATACCAAGATTATTCATCTATGAAGTTTAAGTATGATGGAGGTGGAAGTATGGGAGTAAATACAGATATGCTCAAAGGTGTGCATACACTTAAATTGGGATTAGAATATCGTATTGTTCCTGAGTTTGCCTTCAGAGCTGGATATAATATGCAGTCTGGTGTTTTCAAAGAAGATGCTTATAAAGAAATTTCAAATAATTCAGTTCTTACTGATGTACAATATGTGAATAAAAGTAATGTTAAAAACACATTCACATTTGGTGTAGGGTATGCTGGAAAAGTTTTTTATAGTGATCTAGCTTTTGTATTCGATTCATATAAGAGTGATTTTAGACCTTTTGATGATCCAGAATTGAATTTTACAAAATTGACCTCAAATAAAAGTCAAGTATTATTAACTCTCGGAATGAGATTATAA
- a CDS encoding Guanine deaminase (COGs: COG0590 Cytosine/adenosine deaminase~InterPro IPR002125~KEGG: bfs:BF1645 putative nucleotide deaminase~PFAM: CMP/dCMP deaminase, zinc-binding~PRIAM: Guanine deaminase~SPTR: Cytidine/deoxycytidylate deaminase;~IMG reference gene:2504107912~PFAM: Cytidine and deoxycytidylate deaminase zinc-binding region), translated as MTKEELMRKAIALSIENVKRDGGPFGAVIAKDGEIVATGVNRVTDSCDPTAHAEVSAIRAAAEKLKTFDLSGYEIYSSCEPCPMCLGAIYWARLDKLYFANTKTDAKDIGFDDSFIYEELELKLEDRALKAETLLRNEAIVAFEDWMKKDNKTEY; from the coding sequence ATGACAAAAGAAGAATTAATGCGCAAAGCAATTGCCCTATCTATTGAAAATGTAAAAAGAGATGGAGGCCCTTTTGGAGCTGTAATTGCAAAAGATGGTGAGATAGTTGCCACTGGCGTAAACAGAGTTACAGACTCGTGCGACCCTACTGCACATGCAGAAGTGAGTGCAATCAGAGCTGCTGCAGAAAAATTAAAAACTTTTGATCTTAGCGGATATGAAATTTATAGTTCATGCGAACCCTGTCCAATGTGTCTCGGAGCTATTTATTGGGCTAGATTAGATAAACTTTATTTTGCAAACACTAAAACAGATGCAAAAGATATCGGATTTGATGATTCTTTCATCTATGAAGAGCTGGAGTTGAAACTAGAAGACAGAGCTTTAAAAGCCGAAACACTTCTAAGAAATGAAGCTATTGTAGCTTTTGAAGATTGGATGAAGAAAGATAACAAAACAGAATATTAA
- a CDS encoding Pyruvate/ketoisovalerate oxidoreductase (COGs: COG1014 Pyruvate:ferredoxin oxidoreductase and related 2-oxoacid:ferredoxin oxidoreductase gamma subunit~InterPro IPR019752~KEGG: bfs:BF1652A putative 2-oxoglutarate synthase subunit~PFAM: Pyruvate/ketoisovalerate oxidoreductase, catalytic domain~SPTR: 2-oxoglutarate oxidoreductase, gamma subunit;~IMG reference gene:2504107908~PFAM: Pyruvate ferredoxin/flavodoxin oxidoreductase~TIGRFAM: 2-oxoacid:acceptor oxidoreductase, gamma subunit, pyruvate/2-ketoisovalerate family), which translates to MKEEIIIAGFGGQGVLSMGKILAYSGLMEDKEVTWMPAYGPEQRGGTANVTVIVSDKKISSPILSSYDIAVVLNQPSLNKFESKVKPGGVLIYEESGIINPPTRKDIQVYRIGAIDAANEMDNSKAFNMIVLGGLLKVRPMVSLESVIKGLRETLPERHHHLIPLNEEAINLGAKIIRQ; encoded by the coding sequence ATGAAAGAAGAAATTATCATTGCAGGCTTTGGTGGACAAGGTGTATTATCTATGGGTAAAATCCTTGCTTATTCAGGTCTTATGGAAGATAAAGAAGTTACATGGATGCCCGCTTATGGTCCTGAACAAAGAGGTGGTACTGCAAACGTAACAGTCATTGTTAGTGACAAAAAAATATCTTCACCTATTTTAAGTTCTTATGATATCGCTGTGGTATTAAACCAACCTTCACTCAACAAGTTTGAATCCAAGGTTAAGCCCGGTGGAGTACTTATTTACGAAGAATCGGGTATTATAAACCCTCCTACTCGTAAAGATATACAAGTATATCGCATAGGTGCTATTGATGCTGCTAATGAAATGGATAATAGCAAAGCTTTTAATATGATTGTTTTAGGTGGATTACTTAAGGTTAGACCTATGGTTTCTCTAGAAAGTGTAATTAAAGGACTACGTGAAACTCTACCAGAAAGACATCATCATTTAATACCTCTCAACGAAGAAGCTATCAATCTCGGAGCAAAAATAATAAGACAATAA